agcagccttttagtttttaaattttttggtgaGTGTAATTCACAAAgcataaaattcatcttttaaaaaattgaaggccgggcgcggtggctcatgcctgtaatcctagcactctgggaggccgaggcgggtggattgctcagggtcaggagcttgaaaccagcctgagcaagagcaagaccctgtctctactataaatagaaagaaattaattggccaactaatatatatagaaaaaattagccgggcatggtggcgcatgcctgtagtcccagctacttgggaggctgatgcagcaggattgcttgagcctaggagattgaggttgctgtgagctaggctgatgccacagcacttactctagcctgggcaacaaagagagactctgtctcaaaaaaaaaaaattgagttcaGTGGTAGTATATTCAAAAGGCTCTATAATtattaccactatctaattccagaacattttcacattttcatcaccccaaaaagaaacctggtATCCACtagtagtcactccccatttcttcctccctccagcccctagcaaccactaatcaACTTTCTGTCTCTTCGGATTTGCctgttttggacatttcatataaatggagtcatacataTGTAGCCTTttatgtttggcttctttcacttagcataatgttttcagggttcattcatgttgtaatatgtatcagtacttcattcctttctatggctgaataatattccattgtataaatgcaccacattttgtttttccagtcaTTAGATTTCCAGTCATTTTCCAGGCAtttggggttgtttccaccttttagctgttatgaataatgttgctagaaacattcatgtacaagtttttgtgtgaacatatgttttcaattctcttgggtatatataccTATGattagaattgctgggtcatatagtaactctATATAACTTCTTGAGGActtgtcaaactgttttccaaagtgactgcactATTTTACAGTCCTctcaacagtgtatgagagttctaatttctccacatcctcaccaatacttgttattttctttttgactatAGCCACCCTGGAAGGTGCAAAGTAATCTCTTATTGTGGcttgatttgtatttcccaaaggaaaatgcATAGCTTGAGAAcgttttcatatacttattggccatttgaatatcttctttggagaaatgtctactcaaattctttgcctattttctaactgaattttttatctttttattgttcaattgtagttctttatatattttttatactaaacTCTTATCATacatatgatttacaaatattttctctcattctttgagttgtcttttcacattattgataatgtcctttgaagtggaaaagttacttttttattttgaggaagcctaatttatctatttttttttcatgaggcACTAAAAAGCTGATTAGATATTGTGTGTTTGGGTGGGAATAGTTGAGTGGTAGCTTAGGTGGGAATAGTTGAGTGGTAGACCGCACTTTAGAGTAATGAAAAACAGGAAACATTTCACTTGGGGACCAAAAGTCAGTatctataaatcatttttctATGCAGATATTTCCAagcatgtcatttatttatttacatatagtaaGTATAGTTTGTTTCAAAATCTGTCTGGTAATTCCAACAGCTGAAGTTTGTGTGAGCCTATGTCTGctgtattttgtttcttcttgttgttttttatgctatctttgtttctttgttgaacTCACATGGTTGATTGACCTTGAAAATTTATTTGTGGAGTGTCCACAAAGTCTAGGTTGTATGTTCCAtccttcaaaatgtattttcacttGTTTCAGCTAGGATATTGGAAACACTATCAGTAGTGAACCACCACAAACTAAGTGTATGGCTGGAGCTTCCTTGCATCTCAAGCTATGCatatacaaaatacaaatacacatgaaagccaggtgcagtggcacacacctgtagtcctaactacttgggaggctgaggcaggaggattgcttgagcctaggggttggagaccagtctgggcaacagagcaagaccctgtctcaaaataaaatacacatgaaGACCAATCTGTAGCTACAACTTTccaggcatatatatatatatatatatatatatatatatatatatatatatatatatatatatatatatatatatatttgcttttgcttttgctttacttAACACCAGGGAGACTTCTATATAATTCCCTGGAGTTGGAGAGGGATAATAGGTTTATATTTGTTGGCATTCACACTGTATTTACATTATGAATGTAGACCTGTGAGGGCTTCCagttcactttaaaatgaaaataaaacttgacAAGCTCTACCAGTCTGCTCAGAGCTATTACTCAACTCTTTAGTCTCCCAAACTAAATGAAGAACAGATATCTGAAACAAGTTTCCGctgaaaggaaatacaaaaatcaaagcaaagacaaaaagataacTTCAAGAGAAGTAGAGAAAGGATTCAAGTAAGTTCaatcaaatgaaaaaagagacattacaactaataccacagaaatacaaaagatgatTCAAGACTACTATGAATACctgtatgcacacaaactagaaaatatagaggaaatgaataaattcttggaaacaaacaaacttccaagcttgaatcaggaagagagagaaatcctGAATGGACCAATGAGAACattgaattagtaataaaaaaatctcccccaaacaaaaacaacaaccatCCAAACCCCAggatcagatggattcacagctgaattctaccagacctacaaagaagaactcctACCAATCccactgaaactgttccataagatcaaaggaggaaatcctccctAACCCATTCTAGGAAGCCAGTGTCATCCTATGCCAAAGCCAGAAAGGAcgcacaaacaaacaaaaactacagaccaatattcctgatgaacatggatgaaaaatcctcaataaaatactagcaaactgaatccaaagCACGTCAAAAAGGTAATttaccacaatcaagtgggtttcatcccaggggtGCAAAGATGGTTcatcatatgcaaatcaataaatgtgattcaccacatgaacagaattaaaaacaaaaacacgatcatctcaatatatgcagaaaagaCATTGGATAAAATCTAGCACCTCttcatgaccaaaaaaaaaaaaatctcaacaaattagaCATAGAAGGAATACTCCCAGAAATAATGAAGGCTacatatgacaaatccacagccaacatcatactgaatgggggaataGTTGAAAGCactccccctaagaactggaacaagcaATGCTTCTAATATATTGTGAGTGAAAGAGCTAGATTTGGCATGAAAGGGCTAAAATTTAATCCAACATAATAAGGAGTCAATTGATAATACCTAAAATTAACTAATCAAAATACctcagaaaacagattagtggcaTAAGAAGTAATTAAGAGTTGAAAAATACCTATCTCTTGGGAGgagaactaagaaaaataagaaaggaaagggcagaaaaacaatgtattttattataagcCTCTTagtgttatttaattttgaaCCAAGGTCATagattgttttgaaaaaaaattcaaaatatcagtAAAATGGTGCCCTTGCAAAATCTCACCAAGAATAAAAAGCAGGTAAAACACTAAACATTGCTATTAAGAATAGGGATACaactaaagacaaataaaataatgaaaatataataccaAGAAATTTGAAACtagataaaataaatgcttttaaaaagaaaatgcaaattacttaaaaagaaaacaaatcacctgaatatattaataaccaAAGGTAAAATAGAAAAGGTAGTCATTGATCTACCAAAAGTGAAATCACCAAACCTAACCAGTTCAAGAGGCAAGTTTTAATTAAGCATGTAGAAACAGATAATCacataattataaaacttttctGATGTATAAAATAGGTGGACAGCTTCTTAACCCATTTTATAACACCAGTATGGTAATTTAATGCCAAGACCATAAAAGCTAAACaccctcacacacatacacacagaataaCATGGGCCAGAAAAATCCTAAAACCATGTTGACACATCAAATCCATCTatgcattaaaatgataatacattgtagttaaatgtcatttatatcaagaactcaaaattttaaaacctgaaGGAAAAAGTATAATTTCAACAGATgtcaaaaattactttaaaataagcaaaagaataatgaagaaaactttTTTGATTCAAAAGAGTATTTACCCCAAATTGAGATCAACCATCATAGTTAAAGATGAAATACTAAAAGTACTTCCATAAACACAAGATGGACCTACTTGCTACTACTAATTTTAAGAGTATTCATTGGATATTGGAGATTCTCCTGAAATTACAGGTGAACAATAATTGGTATATTATACTTAAAGCAGGTGAACAGTGAAGGCTGGGGATGGGGGAATGCAGAAAGTGTTCCGGAATATATTATGGGTTAAGAGTGAAGACTTTGAAAGTAGGATGGACTAATTCCCAAGAAACTGAGAGGCCAATTATTCCGCTGTAGGAACATCATTATTGTTGAATggtttacaaataaataaaacctcctcaacaaatatttgttgtcttTTGGAAGAGGCTtcatttccttatatattctttactatcaatttttaaaacaggagAAAGTTTTCTTGGGGTTTTGGTGAGGAGACAGTTAAATTTCATGCCCCtagattgaagaaaaaaatagatttatttttctacgAATTCAGATGATAAGAGGGGGGAAACGACATAAAGCTGTTACTTACTAGCATTATCGCGACCATTTGAAGGAAAAAGATGGAGCGAAACAGCAAAGGCAGTGGGGGGAAGAAACACACTCCTTGCAGAACGCCTTCAATCCACTacctttctgttctgttcttgAGAACGGGAATAACACACATAAAACGCAAGGTGGCGCTGTAGGCtaaaaagaggggggaaaaaaatacagGCACAAAGGATTCCAAGCGTAAAGAGGAAATCCGACCAGAAAACTAGAGGAAAGGAAATCACGGTGATTGGAATGGGAGGAGAGTGAGGATCCCTCCGCACAGGCGTCGCTACTACTACCCAGCCCATTTCCAAGGACTCGCTGGCTGCCGTTTCCGAGAGCTGCTTGAAGCCGAGTGGAGGTGGTTTTGAAGGACCGATGGCACGAAGCGCGGAGGCCAGCCTGGGGCGCGCCGCGCGGAGAAGGCAAGTTCTCTATCTTTGTGTATTTCTGGGAGTGTCTTGGGCCCGCGCAGAACCGCTCCGGTATTTCGTGGCGGAGGAAACTGAGCGAGGCAGTTTTCTCGCCAACCTAGCAAGcgacctggggctgggggcgggggaacTGTCAGCCCGGGGATCCAGAATTGTGTCAGACCAGGGCGCGCAATTCTTACTGCTCAGTCTGCTTACTGGTGACTTACTTCTAAATGAGAAATTGGACCGGGAGGAGCTGTGCGGCCCCACAGAGCCCTGCGTGCTGCCTTTCCAGCTGCTACTAGAAAGGCCTTTCCAGATTTTCCGTGCTGAACTATGGGTCAGAGATGTCAACGATCACTCGCCAGCATTTCTGGATGCAGAGATTCCCTTGAAAATATTAGAAAGCGCCACTCCAGGGACAGCATTTCTTCTGGAAAGTGCACAGGATTCGGACGTTGGAAACAACAGCCTGAGTAACTACACCATCAGCCCTAACTCCTATTTCCATATTAATGTCCGTGACAGCGGGGAGGGGAGCATCTACCCGGAGTTGGTACTGGATCGAGTCCTGGATCGCGAAGAGATACCTGAGCTGAGTTTAACCCTGACGGCCGTGGACGGGGGCTCTCCGCCCAGATCGGGGACCGCCGCGGTGCGCGTCCTGGTGGTAGACATCAACGACAACGCCCCCGAATTCGTGCAGTCTCTCTACCAGGTGCAGATGCCCGAGGACAGCCCGACTGGCGCCCCGGTCGTCACGGTGTCCGCTAGAGATTTAGATACCGGAAGTTATGGGGAAATAGTCTACGCATTTTTCTATGCCACTGAAAGAATTCTCAAAACGTTTCAAATCAACTCAACGTCCGGCAGTCTGCACCTTAAAGCCGCATTGAACTATGAGGCGATTCAAACTTACACATTAACTATTCAGGCCAAAGACGGCGGAGGGCTTTCCGGGAAATGTACTGTGGTGGTTGAGGTAACAGATATAAATGATAATGCGCCAGAGCTGCTCGTGTCATCATTTACTAGTCCAATTGCGGAGAACTCGCCGGAGACAGTGGTTGCTGTTTTTAGGATTAGAGACAAAGATTCAGGGAACAATGGAAAGATGGTGTGCTCCATCCAGGACCATCTCCCCTTCGTCCTGAAACCATCCGTGGAGAATTTCTATACTCTAATGACAGAGAAACCTTTGGATCGAGAAAGAAACGCTGAGTACAACATCACCATCACCGTCACGGACTTGGGGACACCCAGGCTGAAAACACAGCTCAATATAACGGTGCTGGTCTCCGACGTCAACGACAACGCCCCCGCCTTCTCCCAACCCTCCTACACCCTGTTCGTCCCCGAGAACAACAGCCCCGCCCTGCACATCGGCAGCGTCAGCGCCACAGACAGAGACTCGGGCGCCAACGCCCAGGTCACCTACTCGCTGCTGCCGCCCCGCGACCCGCACCTGCCGCTCGCCTCGCTGGTCTCCATCAACGCGGACAACGGGCAGCTGTTCGCCCTGAGGTCGCTGGACTTCGAGGCCCTGCGGGCGTTCGAGTTCCGCGTGGGCGCCGCAGACCGAGGCTCCCCCGCGCTGCGCAGCGAGGCGCTGGTGCGCGTGGCGGTGCTGGACGACAACGACAACCCGCCCTTCGTGCTGTACCCGCCGCAGAACGGCTCGGCGCCCTGCACCGAGCTGCTGCCCAGGGCGGCAGAGGCCGGCTACCTGGTGAGCAAGGTGGTGGCGGTGGACGGCGACTCGGGCCAGAACGCCTGGCTGTCGTTCCAGCTGCTCAAGGCCACGGAGCCCGGGCTGTTCAGCGTGTGGCCGCACAATGGCGAGGTGCGCACCGCCAGGCCGCTGGGCGAGCGCGACGCGGCCAGGCACAGGCTGGTGGTGCTGGTGAGGGACAGTGGCGAGCCCGCGCTGTCTGCCAGCGTCACGCTGCACGTGCTGCTGGTGGACGGCTTCTCGCAGCCCTACCTGCCGCCGCCGGAAGCGGccccggcccaggcccaggccgaCTCGCTCACCGTCTACCTGGTGGTGGCCTTGGCCGCGGTGTCGTCGCTCTTCCTGTTCTCGGTGCTGCTGTTCGTGGCGGTGCGGCTGTGCAGGAGGGACCGGGCGGCCTCGGGGGGTCGCTGCTCGGTGCCTGAGGGCCGCTTTCCGGGCCACCTGGTGGATGTCAGCGGCGCGGGGACCCTGTCCCAGAGCTACCAGTATGAGGTGTGTCTGATGGAAGGCTCGGGAACCACCAGTGAGTTCAAGTTCCTGAAACCCATTATTCCCAACCTTTTACCCCAGAGCACAAGGAAGGAAGTGGAAGAAAATCCCTCATTTGGGAATAATGTAGgtttctgaaaaataatgaaaaataaatgctgggaCTGTGAATATATTGCTAATTAGAAGCTTATCCTGAGATACCTATACAAGAGTGTTTTCacattatttcaaatatgtaCTCTTAAagtcaaagaataaatttctttacaTAGGAAAGGACACAGATTTAGCTCCAGGAACCCTCCACAAAGCATGAAATGTGTATGTATCATGTTTTATAGCAAACAATTATGCTTATTGTGTAGTGTATTAAGAGGTAAATcttatttctgactttttaaattgctCTCCATTGTCTTCAATCTTTAttgcttctttcattttgttgattagaGTTGATTAGAATGCTGTACAAGTATGGGTACCCTAAGTTTGAGAAGCATAGATTGTACATTTTTACGCTTTTTAGAAAAAGAGCACTTTCTTTGCTTCATGcactattttaacatttttaatctcAGAAGAAACCTCTGAGGTGAGGTATTTTGGAAATGAGCAAATGGATGTTCATAGCGATTCAGTAAATTTAATCAGGTTACCAATGAATAAGTAGCAGAGCTAAGCATCTCTCCTACATCTGTCTAATTCTGAGTCAGTGACCTTGCTCTGATGGTATACTGTTTCTTTCATTAGATATCACCTGGCAAGTTTCTGCCTA
This window of the Microcebus murinus isolate Inina chromosome 21, M.murinus_Inina_mat1.0, whole genome shotgun sequence genome carries:
- the PCDHB7 gene encoding protocadherin beta-7: MARSAEASLGRAARRRQVLYLCVFLGVSWARAEPLRYFVAEETERGSFLANLASDLGLGAGELSARGSRIVSDQGAQFLLLSLLTGDLLLNEKLDREELCGPTEPCVLPFQLLLERPFQIFRAELWVRDVNDHSPAFLDAEIPLKILESATPGTAFLLESAQDSDVGNNSLSNYTISPNSYFHINVRDSGEGSIYPELVLDRVLDREEIPELSLTLTAVDGGSPPRSGTAAVRVLVVDINDNAPEFVQSLYQVQMPEDSPTGAPVVTVSARDLDTGSYGEIVYAFFYATERILKTFQINSTSGSLHLKAALNYEAIQTYTLTIQAKDGGGLSGKCTVVVEVTDINDNAPELLVSSFTSPIAENSPETVVAVFRIRDKDSGNNGKMVCSIQDHLPFVLKPSVENFYTLMTEKPLDRERNAEYNITITVTDLGTPRLKTQLNITVLVSDVNDNAPAFSQPSYTLFVPENNSPALHIGSVSATDRDSGANAQVTYSLLPPRDPHLPLASLVSINADNGQLFALRSLDFEALRAFEFRVGAADRGSPALRSEALVRVAVLDDNDNPPFVLYPPQNGSAPCTELLPRAAEAGYLVSKVVAVDGDSGQNAWLSFQLLKATEPGLFSVWPHNGEVRTARPLGERDAARHRLVVLVRDSGEPALSASVTLHVLLVDGFSQPYLPPPEAAPAQAQADSLTVYLVVALAAVSSLFLFSVLLFVAVRLCRRDRAASGGRCSVPEGRFPGHLVDVSGAGTLSQSYQYEVCLMEGSGTTSEFKFLKPIIPNLLPQSTRKEVEENPSFGNNVGF